Proteins from a genomic interval of Pseudomonas anuradhapurensis:
- a CDS encoding DUF2514 domain-containing protein, whose translation MKSWAIRSLILLALLASYWGVYQHGRTVERAEAARASAERDSGDRLAEVIGERGARKEEQRRAQAQEEARVHAQEERAIAEAGAAGADAAGQRLQHQGAKLAATVSCPGTDTAAIARGQAATRAAMVLSDLLARADERAGELAKAYDRARIAGQQCERAYDALSNRARL comes from the coding sequence ATGAAATCGTGGGCAATCAGATCTTTGATTCTGCTGGCCCTGCTTGCGTCCTACTGGGGCGTATACCAGCACGGCAGGACAGTGGAGCGGGCTGAAGCTGCTCGGGCTTCAGCCGAACGTGACAGCGGGGACCGCCTAGCCGAGGTGATAGGCGAGCGGGGCGCTCGAAAGGAAGAACAACGACGCGCCCAGGCGCAGGAGGAGGCAAGAGTCCATGCTCAAGAAGAACGAGCGATTGCTGAAGCTGGCGCTGCTGGCGCCGATGCTGCTGGCCAGCGGCTGCAGCACCAAGGCGCCAAGCTCGCCGCCACCGTCAGTTGTCCCGGCACGGATACCGCCGCTATCGCCCGAGGCCAGGCAGCCACCCGCGCCGCCATGGTGCTCTCCGACCTGCTCGCACGGGCTGACGAACGAGCGGGAGAACTGGCGAAAGCTTATGACCGAGCCCGAATAGCGGGTCAACAATGTGAACGAGCGTATGATGCGTTAAGCAACAGGGCGAGACTGTAG
- a CDS encoding HNH endonuclease produces the protein MFKVTRTYPAPASLALRKSYSDEDVLIALEKIFYGKCYLCESKHLINLNVEHLKPHKGKNDDLKYDWNNLFYVCSRCNNFKRATYDNILDCTSTEIDVLLGIKHVPPASPYGKLEISAQLDCERTRLTASLLQKIFNSDSTANKKIAGKELRKRVFLALNHFNNLFVKYLDEKTPRRKKIVLLEQLQTLANREQEFSAFIRWTIFEDPVLTDLLKAHID, from the coding sequence ATGTTTAAAGTAACTCGAACTTACCCTGCCCCTGCCAGCCTAGCACTTAGAAAAAGCTATTCCGATGAAGATGTCCTTATTGCCCTAGAGAAAATCTTTTATGGAAAATGCTATCTATGCGAATCTAAACACCTTATCAATCTCAATGTCGAACACCTTAAACCCCACAAAGGAAAAAACGACGACTTAAAGTACGACTGGAACAATTTATTCTATGTTTGCTCTCGATGCAATAATTTCAAAAGAGCCACCTACGACAATATCCTCGACTGCACCAGTACAGAAATTGATGTACTACTCGGCATAAAGCACGTTCCTCCAGCCTCTCCCTACGGAAAACTAGAAATATCTGCGCAACTTGACTGCGAACGAACAAGATTGACAGCAAGCCTCCTTCAGAAGATCTTCAACTCAGACAGCACCGCTAACAAAAAAATTGCGGGCAAGGAATTGAGAAAAAGGGTCTTTCTAGCTTTAAACCACTTCAACAACCTATTCGTTAAATACCTTGACGAAAAAACGCCACGCAGAAAAAAAATCGTTCTGCTTGAACAACTCCAGACATTAGCGAATAGAGAGCAGGAATTTTCAGCCTTCATACGCTGGACTATATTCGAAGACCCAGTACTAACTGATTTATTGAAAGCGCATATTGACTAA
- a CDS encoding AAA family ATPase gives MKYIKQIKMAPHSSARTVTIRADQKNLIITGKNGAGKTTLLKKIHLELTSKLITGDFTSEINIAERIKEYEDIEITPETHGDRYYEIKAQRETLEQLIQNNPFTFDSVDRLEENFHKQLAVIEYFSAERQANIAAAASASNASLSQNQQPRIPLDNSLESTLEQHIANLYVRKAIALTFQKNRKTATEIDLWLNQFERDLQHLTEDESTKIEFDPYDFKVYIKQRNKDKYSLQSISSGYSSILAIFSRLLMRAAYLQVTPDKLEGVAIVDEIDVHLHVSLQKKVLPFLTNSFPNIQFIASTHSPFILTSTDDAVIFDLTSEEHAEKVSAYSYESILEGLFGVHSASDKLQSQIRELSDLTNKARLDKHRLASIVKELMPDAKYLDFESRFFFNKAVLRLTHNKDD, from the coding sequence ATGAAGTACATCAAACAGATAAAAATGGCTCCACACAGTAGTGCTCGAACCGTTACAATCCGCGCTGACCAAAAAAACCTAATCATTACGGGTAAAAATGGGGCAGGAAAAACAACGCTATTAAAGAAAATCCACTTGGAACTCACCAGCAAACTAATAACGGGTGATTTCACATCTGAAATTAATATCGCAGAGCGAATAAAAGAATACGAAGACATCGAGATCACACCTGAAACACACGGCGACCGCTATTATGAAATCAAGGCGCAACGAGAGACACTGGAACAATTAATACAAAACAATCCATTTACATTTGACTCAGTCGATAGACTTGAAGAAAACTTTCACAAACAACTCGCTGTAATTGAATACTTCAGCGCTGAGCGCCAAGCTAATATCGCAGCAGCAGCGAGCGCATCTAATGCTTCTCTCAGCCAAAATCAACAGCCTCGCATTCCCTTAGACAACAGTTTGGAGAGCACTCTAGAGCAGCACATCGCAAATCTTTACGTCAGAAAAGCAATCGCGCTTACATTCCAAAAAAATCGAAAGACTGCAACAGAGATAGACCTATGGTTAAATCAATTTGAGCGAGATCTTCAACATTTAACCGAAGATGAATCAACCAAAATTGAATTCGACCCGTACGACTTTAAGGTATATATAAAGCAACGCAACAAAGACAAGTACTCTCTCCAATCCATATCATCCGGCTACTCTTCGATACTAGCGATTTTTTCCAGACTACTGATGCGCGCAGCATATCTTCAAGTCACCCCTGATAAACTTGAAGGAGTAGCAATTGTCGACGAAATTGATGTCCATTTGCATGTATCACTGCAAAAGAAAGTACTACCATTCCTAACAAATTCCTTCCCGAATATTCAATTTATAGCGTCCACTCACTCCCCTTTCATTCTCACATCTACTGATGATGCTGTAATTTTTGACCTTACTTCGGAAGAGCACGCTGAGAAGGTTTCAGCGTACTCGTATGAATCAATTTTAGAGGGGCTATTTGGGGTCCATAGCGCCTCAGACAAACTTCAAAGCCAAATCCGAGAGCTGTCCGATCTTACCAACAAAGCAAGACTTGACAAGCACCGCCTTGCTTCGATAGTGAAAGAGCTGATGCCCGATGCAAAGTATCTTGACTTCGAGTCTCGCTTTTTCTTTAACAAAGCCGTACTTCGGCTCACGCACAACAAAGATGATTGA
- a CDS encoding SOS response-associated peptidase, whose product MCGRLSQYRGIRDFVETLSLPEAWRNNVGDQPLGRYNVAPTTPVAVLRVDEAGPRADLVRWGWRPHWATDRAAPINARVEKVAHGPFFRSIWPNRAITPIDGWYEWVDEGGPKKQPYYIRRRDGRPALCASIGQFTGNEHDGFVIITADAQGGMVDVHDRRPVVLPPELAYEWIAAGMPSEHAEQLVLNLGEPAEAFEWYRVGTAVGNVRNQGAELIEPVQ is encoded by the coding sequence ATGTGTGGAAGGTTGAGCCAGTACCGGGGGATACGCGACTTCGTTGAAACCCTGAGCCTACCAGAAGCCTGGCGGAACAACGTAGGCGACCAGCCGCTTGGCCGGTACAACGTCGCGCCGACCACGCCAGTGGCAGTGCTGCGGGTGGATGAGGCAGGCCCTCGGGCGGACCTGGTGAGGTGGGGATGGCGGCCGCATTGGGCAACCGACCGGGCTGCGCCGATCAACGCCCGGGTGGAGAAAGTGGCACACGGCCCGTTCTTCCGGTCGATCTGGCCAAACCGGGCCATCACGCCGATCGACGGCTGGTATGAATGGGTCGACGAAGGCGGGCCGAAGAAGCAGCCGTACTACATCCGGCGCCGCGACGGTCGCCCTGCCCTATGCGCCAGCATCGGCCAGTTCACCGGCAATGAGCACGATGGCTTCGTCATCATCACCGCCGACGCCCAGGGAGGGATGGTCGATGTTCACGACCGCCGGCCTGTCGTGCTGCCACCTGAGCTGGCATACGAGTGGATCGCGGCAGGAATGCCGAGCGAGCACGCAGAGCAACTGGTGCTCAACCTGGGCGAGCCGGCCGAGGCCTTCGAGTGGTACAGGGTAGGCACAGCAGTTGGCAATGTGCGCAACCAAGGCGCCGAGCTAATCGAGCCGGTTCAGTGA
- a CDS encoding pyocin activator PrtN family protein yields MKTEFLLLAQYDGLAVIPLERVCADYFPHLSPEKMKLKIAKGEIRLPLIAMERSQKSARGVHLNDLAAYIDARRAEAKRIV; encoded by the coding sequence ATGAAGACCGAGTTTCTCCTTCTCGCGCAGTACGACGGCTTGGCAGTGATTCCGCTGGAGAGGGTTTGCGCTGATTATTTTCCTCACCTCAGCCCGGAGAAGATGAAATTGAAAATCGCCAAAGGCGAGATTCGATTGCCGCTTATCGCCATGGAACGCAGTCAGAAGTCCGCCCGCGGAGTGCATCTCAACGACCTCGCTGCCTATATTGATGCGCGACGCGCCGAGGCCAAAAGAATCGTATAA
- a CDS encoding AlpA family phage regulatory protein, translating to MISPATDRFMRIDEVISVTGLARNTIYRRMREGTFPRQVRLGPNSVAWLQSSISGWMTSVVESSSSPPDVER from the coding sequence ATGATTTCACCAGCGACTGATCGCTTCATGCGGATTGATGAGGTGATATCTGTCACGGGCCTGGCAAGGAACACCATCTACCGGCGAATGCGCGAGGGCACGTTTCCACGGCAGGTTCGGCTTGGGCCGAATTCAGTTGCATGGCTGCAGTCGAGCATTTCGGGATGGATGACATCCGTCGTAGAGAGCAGTTCGTCGCCACCGGATGTTGAGCGGTAG
- a CDS encoding type II toxin-antitoxin system MqsA family antitoxin, which produces MNTQIETCPLCGEGCLHEVSRDRAVEHKGVLGHVRTKAFKCNACGCSQASPSQVRDNQRAMTAFQKMAEGRLTGQQMRDARIKLDLTQSQASLIFGGGPNSFAKYEADDVTQSEAMDNLVRLALEVPAARDWLYSKAAINNSNVLTDHIWAQQVYHFNLAHQIARHALSKHYSMMSNERFFGSQRVKSSLRTLHEQIIEEKSVQVNWSGLADVLDSKVRLYGEEENIQSFFSPTYSEEDYDRHTQR; this is translated from the coding sequence ATGAACACTCAAATCGAAACCTGCCCGCTGTGCGGCGAAGGGTGCCTTCATGAGGTCAGCCGCGATCGTGCGGTCGAGCATAAGGGCGTTCTCGGCCATGTACGAACTAAAGCGTTTAAATGTAATGCTTGCGGTTGCTCACAAGCTTCTCCCTCTCAGGTAAGAGATAACCAGCGAGCGATGACAGCATTCCAGAAGATGGCTGAAGGTCGTCTAACAGGCCAACAAATGCGTGATGCTCGTATTAAACTTGACCTCACTCAATCACAAGCCTCCCTTATATTTGGCGGAGGTCCCAATTCCTTCGCCAAATATGAAGCTGATGACGTTACTCAGTCAGAAGCAATGGACAATCTTGTAAGACTCGCACTGGAAGTTCCTGCAGCTAGGGATTGGCTGTATTCAAAAGCAGCAATAAATAACAGCAATGTCTTAACAGACCATATTTGGGCGCAGCAAGTCTATCACTTCAATCTGGCACACCAAATAGCCCGGCACGCTTTAAGCAAGCATTATTCAATGATGTCCAATGAGAGATTTTTCGGATCTCAACGAGTTAAAAGCAGTTTGCGAACATTGCACGAGCAGATTATTGAAGAGAAATCAGTTCAAGTGAATTGGTCTGGTCTTGCGGATGTGCTGGACAGCAAGGTTCGCCTGTATGGAGAAGAGGAGAATATTCAGTCCTTCTTTTCACCAACGTATAGTGAGGAAGATTATGACCGCCATACGCAAAGATAA
- the mnmC gene encoding bifunctional tRNA (5-methylaminomethyl-2-thiouridine)(34)-methyltransferase MnmD/FAD-dependent 5-carboxymethylaminomethyl-2-thiouridine(34) oxidoreductase MnmC — MSTLLQHAQIDWDDQGRPHSRQYDDVYFAVNEGIEETRHVFLGQTRLAERFAALAPHACLVIGETGFGTGMNFYCAWQLFEQHAGAEARLHFVSVEKYPLGRDDMARAVRLWPELAAYSEPLLAQYVALHPGFQQFTFANGRVTLTLLVGDVLEQLPQLDAQVDVWFLDGFAPAKNPDMWTPALFAQLARLSHPGTVLGTFTTTGWVRRSLVDAGFAMKKVPGIGKKWEVMSGAYVGTPPTPCPPWYARPAAAAGPREALVIGAGLAGSCSAASLARRGWQVTVLERHDAPAREASGNPQGVLYLKLSAHGTALSQMILSGFGYTRRQLERLQRGRDWDACGVLQLAFDSKEAERQGKLAAAFAPDLLHPLQRDEAEAMAGVALPAGGLFYPEGGWVHPPALCQQQLQHPRIRMVTHQPVLDLRKVGEQWQAWAGERLLASAPVVVLAGAAEVRRFEACAQLPLKRIRGQITRLPATAGSRALRTVVCAEGYVAPPRGDEHTLGASFDFHSEDLAPTLAEHQGNLALLDEISPDLAERLGAAELDPAQLQGRAAFRCTSPDYLPIVGPLADAEAFNEAYAVLSRDARQMPQVACPWLGGLYVNSGHGSRGLITAPLSGELVAAWVCGEPLPVPRAVAEACHPNRFALRRLIRGR, encoded by the coding sequence ATGTCCACCCTCCTCCAGCACGCCCAGATCGACTGGGACGACCAGGGCCGCCCACACTCGCGGCAATATGACGACGTGTATTTCGCGGTCAACGAAGGCATCGAAGAAACCCGTCATGTGTTTCTCGGACAAACCCGCCTGGCAGAACGTTTCGCCGCCCTCGCCCCGCACGCCTGCCTGGTGATAGGTGAAACCGGCTTTGGCACTGGCATGAACTTCTACTGCGCCTGGCAGTTGTTCGAGCAGCATGCTGGTGCCGAAGCCCGCCTGCATTTCGTCAGCGTCGAGAAGTACCCGCTCGGCCGCGACGACATGGCCCGTGCCGTGCGCCTGTGGCCGGAGCTGGCGGCCTACAGCGAGCCCCTGCTGGCGCAGTACGTGGCGCTGCACCCTGGTTTCCAGCAGTTCACCTTCGCCAATGGGCGGGTCACCCTCACCCTGCTGGTCGGTGACGTGCTGGAGCAACTGCCGCAACTCGATGCGCAGGTCGATGTGTGGTTCCTCGACGGCTTCGCCCCGGCCAAGAACCCCGACATGTGGACCCCGGCGCTGTTCGCGCAGCTGGCGCGGCTGTCGCACCCCGGCACCGTGCTGGGCACGTTCACCACCACCGGTTGGGTACGCCGCAGCCTGGTCGATGCCGGCTTCGCCATGAAGAAGGTGCCGGGCATCGGCAAGAAGTGGGAAGTGATGAGCGGCGCCTACGTCGGCACCCCGCCTACCCCCTGCCCCCCTTGGTATGCACGCCCGGCAGCCGCAGCAGGGCCACGCGAGGCCCTGGTCATCGGTGCCGGGCTGGCCGGCAGTTGCAGCGCCGCCAGCCTGGCCCGGCGCGGCTGGCAGGTGACCGTGCTGGAACGCCACGACGCGCCAGCACGGGAAGCATCAGGCAACCCGCAAGGGGTGCTGTACCTCAAGCTGTCGGCCCATGGCACAGCGCTGTCACAGATGATCCTGTCCGGTTTCGGCTACACCCGGCGCCAGCTGGAGCGCCTGCAGCGCGGCCGCGACTGGGATGCCTGTGGCGTGCTGCAGCTGGCCTTCGACAGCAAGGAAGCCGAGCGCCAGGGCAAGTTGGCAGCGGCCTTCGCCCCTGACCTTCTGCATCCGCTGCAGCGTGATGAAGCCGAAGCCATGGCCGGTGTGGCGTTGCCGGCCGGCGGGCTGTTCTATCCCGAGGGTGGCTGGGTGCACCCGCCGGCGCTGTGCCAGCAGCAGTTGCAGCACCCTCGCATTCGCATGGTGACACATCAGCCAGTGCTCGACCTGCGCAAGGTCGGCGAGCAATGGCAAGCCTGGGCCGGTGAACGGCTGCTGGCCAGCGCACCTGTGGTGGTCCTGGCCGGGGCCGCCGAAGTGCGGCGCTTCGAGGCGTGCGCGCAGCTGCCGCTCAAGCGCATCCGCGGGCAGATCACCCGCTTGCCAGCCACTGCCGGCAGCCGCGCGTTGCGCACCGTGGTGTGTGCGGAGGGCTACGTGGCCCCACCCCGCGGCGATGAGCATACCCTGGGCGCAAGCTTCGACTTCCACAGCGAAGACCTGGCACCGACGCTGGCCGAACACCAAGGCAACCTGGCATTGCTGGATGAAATTTCCCCCGACCTGGCCGAGCGCCTGGGCGCCGCCGAGCTGGACCCGGCACAGTTGCAGGGGCGCGCGGCATTCCGCTGCACCAGCCCCGACTACTTGCCGATCGTCGGGCCGCTGGCCGATGCCGAGGCGTTCAACGAAGCCTATGCGGTGCTCAGCCGGGATGCGCGGCAAATGCCGCAGGTGGCCTGCCCGTGGCTCGGTGGCCTGTACGTGAACAGCGGGCATGGCTCGCGCGGGCTGATCACCGCCCCGCTGAGTGGCGAGCTGGTGGCCGCCTGGGTGTGCGGGGAACCACTGCCGGTGCCGCGGGCGGTGGCGGAGGCCTGTCATCCGAACCGGTTTGCCTTGCGCAGGTTGATTCGTGGGCGGTGA
- the pap gene encoding polyphosphate:AMP phosphotransferase, translating into MFESAEIGHSIDKEAYDAEVPALREALLEAQYELKQQARFPVIVLINGIEGAGKGETVKLLNEWMDPRLIDVLTFDQQTDEELARPPAWRYWRALPPKGRMGVFFGNWYSQMLQGRVHGLFKDAVLDQAITGAERLEEMLCDEGALIIKFWFHLSKKQMKARLKALKDDPLHSWRISPLDWQQSETYDRFVRFGERVLRRTSRDYAPWHIIEGVDPNYRSLAVGRILLESLQAALASDPKAKHRGNVAPLGRSIDQRSLLGALDMTLRLDKADYQEQLVTEQARLAGLLRDKRMRRHALVAVFEGNDAAGKGGAIRRVAAALDPRQYRIVPIAAPTEEERAQPYLWRFWRHIPARGKFTIFDRSWYGRVLVERVEGFCSPADWMRAYSEINDFEEQLVNAGLVLVKFWLAIDQQTQLERFEEREQIPFKRYKITEDDWRNREKWDDYVQAVGDMVDRTSTEIAPWTLVEANDKRWARVKVLRTINQALEAAFAKDKK; encoded by the coding sequence ATGTTCGAATCCGCAGAAATCGGCCACAGCATCGACAAGGAGGCTTACGACGCCGAGGTGCCCGCCTTGCGCGAGGCCCTGCTCGAAGCCCAGTACGAACTCAAGCAGCAGGCGCGCTTCCCGGTGATCGTGCTGATCAACGGCATCGAAGGCGCCGGCAAGGGCGAGACGGTCAAGTTGCTCAACGAGTGGATGGACCCGCGGTTGATCGACGTGCTCACCTTCGACCAGCAAACCGACGAAGAGCTGGCCCGGCCCCCGGCCTGGCGCTACTGGCGAGCCTTGCCACCGAAGGGGCGGATGGGCGTGTTCTTCGGTAACTGGTACAGCCAGATGCTTCAGGGGCGGGTACATGGCCTGTTCAAGGATGCCGTGCTCGACCAGGCCATCACCGGCGCCGAGCGGCTCGAGGAAATGCTCTGCGACGAAGGTGCGCTGATCATCAAGTTCTGGTTCCACCTGTCCAAGAAGCAGATGAAGGCGCGCCTCAAGGCGCTGAAGGACGACCCGCTGCACAGCTGGCGCATCAGCCCGCTGGACTGGCAGCAGTCGGAAACCTACGACCGTTTCGTGCGCTTCGGTGAGCGCGTGCTGCGCCGCACCAGCCGCGACTATGCGCCATGGCACATCATCGAAGGCGTCGACCCCAACTACCGCAGCCTGGCGGTCGGGCGCATTCTGCTGGAAAGCCTGCAAGCAGCACTGGCCAGCGACCCCAAAGCCAAGCACCGGGGCAACGTCGCGCCGCTGGGCCGCAGCATCGACCAGCGCAGCCTGCTCGGCGCGCTGGACATGACCCTGCGCCTGGACAAGGCCGATTATCAGGAACAGCTGGTCACCGAGCAGGCCCGCCTGGCCGGCCTGCTGCGCGACAAGCGCATGCGCCGGCATGCCCTGGTGGCGGTGTTCGAAGGCAACGACGCCGCCGGCAAGGGCGGCGCCATCCGCCGCGTGGCGGCAGCGCTGGACCCGCGCCAGTACCGCATCGTGCCGATTGCCGCGCCCACCGAAGAAGAGCGCGCGCAGCCCTACCTGTGGCGGTTCTGGCGGCATATTCCGGCGCGCGGCAAGTTCACCATCTTCGACCGTTCCTGGTATGGCCGGGTGCTGGTGGAGCGGGTGGAAGGCTTCTGCAGCCCGGCCGACTGGATGCGCGCCTACAGCGAGATCAACGATTTCGAGGAACAGCTGGTGAATGCCGGCCTGGTGCTGGTCAAGTTCTGGCTGGCGATCGACCAGCAGACCCAACTGGAGCGTTTCGAGGAGCGCGAGCAGATCCCGTTCAAGCGCTACAAGATCACCGAGGATGACTGGCGCAACCGCGAGAAGTGGGACGACTATGTCCAGGCGGTGGGTGACATGGTCGACCGCACCAGCACTGAGATTGCGCCATGGACGCTGGTGGAGGCCAACGACAAGCGCTGGGCACGGGTGAAAGTGTTGCGCACCATCAACCAGGCGCTCGAGGCAGCGTTTGCCAAGGACAAGAAATAG
- a CDS encoding DMT family transporter — protein MHTTSGRWGYGLFLALLTALLWGILPIKLKQVLQVVDPVTVTWYRLLVSGGLLFAWLTAQRRLPSIRQLTPRGKGLVLVAVLGLMGNYVLYLIGLNLLSPGTAQLVVQLGPVLLLVASVFVFRERFSLGQGIGLLILLAGFGLFFNQRLEELLTSLGTYTTGVLTILLATTIWVFYALSQKQLLTVWNSQQVMMVIYLGCAALLTPWVHPLQALQLTPVQGWLLLACCLNTLVAYGAFAEALAHWEASRVSATLALTPLVTFVAVALAALLWPDYVHAEDINALGYVGAVTVVLGSALVALGPSLVASWRARKFRKVARSV, from the coding sequence ATGCACACCACTTCCGGCCGCTGGGGCTATGGCCTGTTCCTGGCACTTCTGACGGCGTTGCTCTGGGGCATCCTGCCGATCAAGCTCAAGCAGGTGCTGCAGGTGGTCGACCCGGTCACCGTCACCTGGTACCGCCTGCTGGTTTCCGGTGGGCTGCTGTTCGCCTGGCTGACGGCCCAGCGCCGTTTGCCGTCCATCCGCCAACTGACGCCCAGGGGCAAGGGGCTGGTGCTGGTGGCCGTGCTCGGCCTGATGGGCAACTATGTGCTGTACCTGATCGGCCTGAACCTGCTGAGCCCGGGTACCGCGCAACTGGTGGTGCAGCTTGGCCCGGTGTTGCTGCTGGTGGCCAGCGTGTTCGTGTTCCGCGAACGGTTCAGCCTGGGGCAGGGCATCGGGCTGCTGATTTTGCTGGCGGGGTTCGGGCTGTTCTTCAACCAGCGTCTGGAAGAGCTGCTGACCTCGCTCGGCACCTATACCACTGGCGTGCTGACCATCCTGCTGGCCACCACGATCTGGGTGTTCTACGCACTGAGCCAGAAGCAGCTGCTGACCGTGTGGAATTCGCAGCAAGTGATGATGGTGATCTACCTCGGTTGCGCCGCGTTGCTCACGCCATGGGTACACCCGTTGCAGGCGTTGCAGCTGACCCCGGTGCAGGGCTGGTTGCTGCTGGCCTGCTGCCTGAACACGCTGGTGGCCTATGGCGCGTTTGCCGAGGCGCTGGCGCACTGGGAGGCGTCGCGGGTGAGTGCCACGCTGGCGTTGACGCCGCTGGTGACCTTCGTCGCGGTGGCATTGGCGGCCTTGCTGTGGCCCGACTACGTGCATGCCGAGGACATCAATGCCCTGGGCTATGTCGGGGCGGTGACGGTGGTGCTGGGTTCGGCGCTGGTGGCGCTGGGGCCATCGCTGGTGGCTAGCTGGCGGGCCCGCAAATTCCGCAAAGTGGCCCGCTCTGTGTAG
- a CDS encoding class II fumarate hydratase, which produces MSRIETDSLGPVEVPEDAYWGAQTQRSLINFAIGKERMPIAVLHALALIKKAAARVNDRNGDLPADIARLIEQAADEVLDGQHDDQFPLVVWQTGSGTQSNMNVNEVIAGRANELAGKGRGGKAPVHPNDHVNRSQSSNDCFPTAMHIAAAQAVHDKLLPAIAELSSGLAELSARHHQLVKTGRTHMMDATPITFGQEVSAFVAQLDYAQRAIRASLPAVCELAQGGTAVGTGLNAPHGFAEAIAAELAALSGLPFVTAPNKFAALAGHEPLTSLAGALKTLAVALMKIANDLRLLGSGPRAGLAEVRLPANEPGSSIMPGKVNPTQCEALSMLACQVLGNDAAIGFAASQGHLQLNVFKPVIIHNLLQSIELLADGCRNFQQHCVAGIEPDAEQMAAHLERGLMLVTALNPHIGYDKAAEIAKKAYGEGKTLREAALELKYLTNEQFDQWVRPENMLAPGGKG; this is translated from the coding sequence ATGAGCCGCATCGAGACAGACAGCCTGGGCCCGGTCGAAGTTCCTGAGGACGCCTACTGGGGTGCGCAGACCCAGCGTTCGCTGATCAACTTCGCCATCGGCAAGGAGCGCATGCCCATTGCGGTATTGCACGCCCTGGCGCTGATCAAGAAGGCCGCAGCACGCGTCAACGACCGCAACGGCGACTTGCCAGCCGACATCGCCCGGCTGATCGAACAGGCTGCCGACGAAGTGCTGGACGGCCAGCACGACGACCAGTTTCCGCTGGTGGTCTGGCAGACCGGCAGCGGCACCCAGAGCAACATGAACGTCAACGAGGTGATCGCCGGGCGGGCCAACGAACTGGCCGGCAAAGGCCGTGGCGGCAAGGCGCCGGTGCACCCCAACGACCACGTCAACCGTTCGCAGAGCTCCAACGACTGCTTCCCCACCGCCATGCACATCGCTGCAGCCCAGGCGGTACACGACAAGCTGCTGCCGGCCATCGCCGAACTGTCCTCGGGGCTGGCCGAGCTGTCGGCGCGCCACCATCAGCTGGTGAAGACCGGCCGCACGCACATGATGGATGCCACGCCGATCACTTTCGGCCAGGAGGTGTCCGCGTTCGTCGCCCAGCTCGACTACGCCCAGCGCGCCATCCGCGCCAGCTTGCCGGCGGTTTGTGAACTGGCCCAGGGCGGCACCGCCGTGGGCACCGGGCTGAACGCCCCGCATGGTTTTGCCGAAGCCATCGCGGCCGAGCTGGCGGCGCTGTCCGGCCTGCCGTTCGTCACCGCACCGAACAAATTCGCCGCCCTAGCCGGGCATGAGCCGCTGACCAGCCTGGCCGGCGCCCTGAAGACCCTGGCTGTGGCCCTGATGAAAATTGCCAACGACCTGCGCCTGCTGGGGTCCGGCCCGCGTGCCGGGCTGGCTGAAGTACGCCTGCCAGCCAACGAGCCCGGTAGTTCGATCATGCCGGGCAAGGTCAACCCGACCCAGTGCGAAGCCTTGTCGATGCTGGCCTGCCAGGTGCTGGGCAACGACGCGGCGATCGGCTTTGCCGCCAGCCAGGGCCATTTGCAGCTGAACGTGTTCAAGCCGGTGATCATCCACAACCTGCTGCAGTCGATCGAACTGCTGGCCGATGGCTGCCGCAACTTCCAGCAGCATTGTGTGGCGGGTATCGAGCCGGATGCCGAGCAGATGGCGGCGCACCTGGAGCGCGGGTTGATGCTGGTAACGGCGCTGAACCCGCACATCGGCTATGACAAGGCTGCGGAAATTGCCAAGAAGGCCTATGGCGAGGGCAAGACCTTGCGCGAGGCGGCACTGGAATTGAAGTACCTGACCAATGAACAGTTCGACCAGTGGGTGCGGCCGGAGAACATGCTGGCCCCAGGCGGAAAAGGCTGA